TTAAAAGGTCATTACTGACCGCAGCGGCTCCTGACCcacttttttgtgtgtgtgtgtgtgtgtgtctttgtctctgtgtgtgtgcagctgaCCAAGTTCTGACTCAGTCACCACCTCTAACTACCAGCTAACTGAAGTTGCTGAGTATATCTGGGTCAGCAGAGGAGTCACCCTATGCATAACTGTGTCACATTATACAAGTGTTTGTCTTCACTGCAGAGAGAAAACAAACAGCTCTGTACACACTGCCTGAGTCAGGTGTTAGGTCAGGGATCAGGTTTCTGTACCTGTGAGAGGTTTCTCTCGGTTCCTGTTATTGTAGTATTCCACATCCTAGGAGACAGAAGAATAGttagtgtgtttttattttacACCTCTGTTCTATTCTATGCTCTACCCTATGAACAGGGACTGGATGTGTGCATGATGAGAATGAAATGTTTGATCAGCAAAGGTTGTTTGATCGAATGTTagatggtcacacacacacacaccagtagtgTGTCTTCAGTGCATTGCTGTCTCTTGTCGTCAATCCTTTCTCGGAGCGAACACAGGACAGGCTCTATTACTCCAGCAGTGCTCACCACTATCctcttcacagtctcctctgGGATGTGGAAGTTCAGCTTGGAGAACACCTTCCTGTCAACATGGAAACATGCTGATTtggggtcagttttgcatttctcccactaatggttaaggttagattcgGGGGAGGGGGAGCTGTACCTAGATCTGTAGCAAGGGAACCCCCCTAGCACAAGAGTAGAGGAAACGTATGTTAATGTGTGCAATTAGCACCATGTTAtggatctacagttgaagtcggaagtttacatacaccttagccaagtacatttaaactcagtttttccacaattcctgacattttaaaaattccctgtcttaggtcagttagcatcacctctttattttaagaatgttaaatgtcagaataatagtagagagaattatttctttcagctcttatttctttcatcacattcccagtgggtcagaagtttacatacactcaattagtatttgatagcattgcctttaaattgagttacttggatcaaacgtttctataggattgatgtcagggctttgtgatggccactcaaataccttgactttgttgtctttaggccattttgccacaactttgaagtatgcttggggtcattgtccatttggaagacccatttacgaccaagctttaacttcctgactgatgtcttgagatgtttcttcaatatatccacattattttcctgcctcatgatgccatccattttgtgaagtgcaccagtccctaatgcagcaaagcatccccacaatatgatgctgccacccccatgcttcacggttgggatgttgttcttcagcttgcaagcctcccacttttcctccaaacataacaatggtcattatggccaaacagttttatttttgtttcatcagaccagaggacatttctcaaaatctttctccccatgtgcagttgcaaacccgtagtctggattttttatggcggttttggagcagtggcttcttccttgcttgagcagcctttcaggttatgtcgatataggactcattttactgtagatatagatatctttgtacctgtttcctccagcatcttcacaaggtcccttgctgttgttctgggattgatttgcacttttcgcaccaaagtacgttaatgtctaggagacagaacacgcctccttcctgagcggtatgacagctgcgtggtcccatggtgtttatacttgcgtactattgtttgtacagatgaacgtggtatcttcaggcgtttggaaattgctcccaaggatgaaccagacttgtgaaggtctacaattttttgttgttgttgaggtcttggctgatttcttttgattttcccatgatgtcaagcaaagaggcactgagtttgaaggtcggccttgaaatacatccacaggtacacctccaattgactcaaatgatgtcaattagcctatcagaagcttctaaagccatgacataatttcctggaattatccaagctgtttaaaggcacagtcaacttagtgtatataaacttctgacccactggaattgtgatacagtgaattaaaagagaaataatgtctgtaaacaattgttggaaaaatgacttgtgtcatgcacaaagtagctgtcctaaccgacttgccaaaactatagtttgttaacaaaaaacatttgtggaatggttgaaaaactagttttaattactccaacctaagtgtatttaaacttccgacttcaactgtatatggctGGATCCAACCCAGTGGTCAGTGAGTAGGAGTTCTCACGGCCCTGTGTTGTTGCTTAGAAGTAGAATACAGCATCAAATTCTCTACGATTCCCAGAGGAACctgcattgacacacacacacacacacacacacacacacacacacacacacacacacacacacacacacacacacacacacacttgcctgTTGAGAGTGCCCCAGTTGCTGAGTTTTTGTTGTATAGAGTTGGCTGGGGTGTAGTTGTGAAGCTCCACCAGTTTGGGAAAGAAATACTTGACGACCTCAGCAGCCATCACTGGAACAAGGGCCGATATAAACAACACTGCTATGACATGTTTCTGTCTGGACTAACTTTTCTTAGTTGACAACCACAGGACAGTGCTCAGTCAAACAAACAACTGACAACAGAAAGAAAAGTTATTCATTTAAACATTgaataaataatttatttataatAGATTAATCATTTATAAATGATCAGCACCAAAGCTGTTGGTTAACTCAAGTACCCAAGTTAGCCCCAAGGCCAGGGTTTCCCTCTATCCTCAGAACCCCAAGGGGTGCATATAttgtttttttgccctagcaccacacagctgattcaaataatcaactaatgatcaagctttgatcatttgaatcagctgtgtagtgttagggcaaaaaacgTGCATCCCTTGGGGTCCAGAGGACCGAGTTTAGGAAACTCTACCCTCGGCCGAATCATTGTTAGCCACACCCCGCCTCCATCTCGCTccactgctgctgcttcttcttctgtggtttttATATGGCAATTTGCAACCAACTTTAAGATgctttaccaccaccaactggactggagtgtggaccagaAACAGGGAAGGTATAGCTCCTATCCATTATTCTCGTCTCCTCAAGGAAATTAAGGAAACTAAATACATAATGAAATATTACATCCCCTGAAGATTTTCTCAGCAGTTCACCTATGCTTGGCTTTTCAACACCATTACTCCTCAAATCTGATAAcaatctctccctttccctcccataTTACTGACACTGAAATAACATGTATTCCACGGTCTCCATCTCCTCATGATCACACCTCCCAGTCAGACATTTTCCAACCAATTTTAATGTACTGTtgagccttgtgtgtcccagaaGAATTTAGTAATATGAATTGAACGGAGTTTCCCATCTTCCCATTTAGAGTTTCTGGTGCAGCACATAAATGCCCTTATCCAGATGGTGTGACAAATGCTTTTCCTAACAGAGTTGCTAACTTTCTTTGTAGTTACTTTAATGTTGGAACCAACATGCAATGCCTCCAGCAGAGGAAAAGAAGCAAGACTTTTTTGTAAGTACAGGGTCATGCAATATAGTCTTTAtggatgtgttatgaatgaccaaaGTTGTCTCACTTCAAACTACagcgccttgcaaaagtattcatccccttgggGCGTTTTTCTatttattacaacctgtaatttaaatatattttttatttgtatttcatgtaatggacatacacaaaatagtccaaattggtgaagtgaaatgaaaaaaaaataacttaaaaaaataataatggaaaagtggtgcgtgcattcACTCCCTTTGCTATCAAGCCACTAAATAAGATCtgatgcaaccaattaccttcacaagtcacataattagttcaataaagtccacctgtgtacaatctaagtgtcacatgatctgtcacatgatctcagtatatatacacctgttctgaaaggccccagagtctgcaacaccactaagcaagggacaccaccaagcaagcggcaccatgaagaccaaggagctctccaaacaggtcagggacagagttgtggagaagtacagatcaaggttgggttataaaaaaacatCAGAAACtatgaacatcccacagagcaccattaaatccattattaaaaaatggaaagaatatagcaccacaacaaacctgctaaGAGTGAGCCACCAACCAAAACtgacggaccaggcaaggaggccattaatcagagaagcaacaaagagaccaaaggtaaccctgaaggagctgcaaagctccacagcggagattagagtgtctgtccataggaccactttaagccgtacactccacagagctgggctttacagaagagtggccagaaaaaaagccattgtttaaataaataaataagcaaacacgtttggtgttcgctaaaaggcatgtgggagactccccaaacatatggaagaaggtactccgGTTAGATGAGATTAAAATGGATCTTTTTGTAatacgctatgtctggtgcaaacccaacacctctcatcacccctagagttttttcatcggcagggactgagaaactggtcagacttgaaggaatgatggatggtgctaaatacagggaaattcttgagggaaacctttcagtcttctagagatttgagactgggacgggggttcaccttccagcaggacaatgaccctaagcatactactaaagcaacactcgaatggtttaaggggaaacatttaaatgtcttggaatggcttagataaagcccagacctcaatacaattgagaatctgtggtaaaGACTGTGGTAAAGATTGCTGCACACAAGCGGAACttatccaacttgaaggagctggaccagttttgccttgaagaatgggcaaaaataccaGTGTCTTaattttttgtcttatttcttgtttgtttcacaatttttatttattttgcatcttcaaagtggtaggcatgttgtgtaaatcagaTGATACAAACCtccaaaaaatcaattttaatttcaggttgtaaggcaacaaaataggaagaaTGCCAAGGGGAATACTTTCACAAACCACTGTACGTATTACAGGAAAATACATAAAGTGTCAATAAATAGGTTACTAACGTTCTGCCGATTTATGAAGGggcggcaggtggttagagtgttgggccagtaaactgaaaggttgctagatcgaatccccgagctggcaaggtaaaaatctgctgttctgccgctgaacaaggcagttaacccactgttcctaggccgtcattgtaaataagaatttgttcttaactgacttgcctagttaaataaaggtaaaatatgaAGGTTACTGTAATGTGTGAAAGGTATTTAAATTGATTGATGGACCCGCAAAGCATTTTTGTGTGTCAGAACCAAAAATTACTTGGAGTAGTCCAACCTGAACCCACTGTACCAGGGCTTGATTACAACCTGTTACAATGATGCCAACATTTTGTGGCTGATCTTTCAGCTGGGGAGTGGGTGAATGTGTCAAAGACCTAACCTGGCCCAGCACCGTGCGGTATGGCTCGTTTTtgttgtgtgcatgtttgtgtactGAGGAATATGTAACTTGGTTCCAGTAGAAAGACACTTTCAATTTCTTTAGGTTAGGGGCTTTTATCAAGGTAAGTGTTTCCTGGGATAACGTTGTCCCCAGGCTATTGCACACACAGCACATATAAGCCTGGAATATCAACCAGTCAAAGTTGCCCATAGAATTCTATAGGAGTGACCTTACTGAGTAAAGTATTTGTTATTGTCACTACAACCAACGCCAATACTCCCTCGTAACTGTCCACAGTCAAAAATTCTTAATTATTTCTAAACCCTCCCATTTccacaatttatcttcttaaaatgtgattttaaaccttaCCCTAACTAATGATGGCCAAGTTTGATGCGTTGGTCCACCAGACCTTCCGTGCATTTGGgcagaagtgtctgggaacaaTATTAGGTGTAATGTGACTAACATGACATCACTTTAGAGCATATGCCATCCTTCAGCACAACATttcaccctttataaagcacatgATTATATCATATTTGACATAGTGGGTTATGTCATATTGGTGATTATGTGacacagttatgccacatttatgaaTCCTTTATAAAGCATGGCATACAGTTATAGATGCTTTGTAACACATgtatgtagtgcttatgaaggcATTGTGAAGCCTTTAAAAGCTGAACATCATTTAAAGCGGAACCAAACTGTGCACCTTCACAAATGCCTGGGCTAATATCTATACATTCTCCATGTCTTTCACTGCAACACTCCCCACTTTTCAGCACAGGGAGATCCCATTCTCGTCTGACCCCACTCATCCTCTTAATCATCCCCCATACCTCTCCCAGAGGAGTAGTCCTGCCTATGTTTCCACAAAACCAACGCCAATACTCCCTCGTAACTGTCCTAATGGTCCTACTTACAACAGCCTAGGCTTGTTTATACTGTATCGGGTGCTGGTAGTTATAGGACCCTTTAAACATCCTTAAAGCACCGTTCCTACTCACAGCTTCCTTCTCTGAACTCTTCCTTCCACCAGGGAACTGCATTCCTCCTTCTCCCACCTGTACCCATCACCTGCCTTGCAGCCCCTACTATTGATCCTCTTACTACATCTTTCACTGTTTCTATAGCTGCACTattgtggaccacaggaaaaggaggaccgagcacacccccattctcatcgacggggctgtagtggaacaagTTGAGATTCCTTCACAGCTTaacaaagggctacccagacccctcttttacgcagCTGCaactctgtttataatctatgcatagtcactttaactctacctacatgtacatattaccacaattacctcaactaaccggtgcccctgcacattgacactgtactggtaccccctgtatatagcctcgcttgttattttcctgctgctgtttaattatttttatttttattttcaattttttacttatctatttttaacTTTAACACTTTCTAAAATTTACTTAACTtattaaagcattgttggttatgggcttgtaagtaagtatttcactgtaaggtctactacacctgttgtattcagtggcatgtgacaaatacaatttgatttgaattcacATGCAACAGCCCTGAACTCCTGAAAAAATAATTTGAAAAATATCTCCTCATCCCATTTCCTGCTGCATCTTCCACCCTCATTCTTACAGTACACTTGATTGGGGAGTGATCACTACCCCATGTAGAATCCTCCCATACCTCCCAGCTACATCTGCCTTCCATCATTGAACTAGAGATCAGAGTAGGAGCCAGAGCAGATTAATTTCGTGTTACTgggtctccccctctctgacgACGTCGTTCATTTCGATACCCTACCTCCGTCGCTGAAGTCTCTTGTTATATTCCTCTTAGGTCTGGACAGTGGTATTTTGTCTATCCAGGCAAACAAGTCTTGCAATATTTCTTCGTTTAATTTTTTGTCCATTCTGTATACCGGTCCTTCATCGGACAACTTTGCACTTCGATTTGCAGCTTGCCTGTATCGTTAGCTCGCTCGCGTCCCACGATGGTCGTCATTAGTTAccatagccacaaagtcataaaccccgcccatttctacaatttctcttcttaaaatctgattttaaacctaaccgtaacctcACTGATAAccgtatcactaaccctaatctaaaattaagaccaaaaagcaatatatatatatatataagatatGGCCAACTTAACTTTGTGACTGTGCTATCTAGTGGAAACAGGTTGTTTGTTTAACTCGTTGCTAGGTAACAAATATGGAATCTGAGAAAAGACAAACCTCATCAGTAATGAGTGagcccatagaaatataattatgAGTGAGCTAGAGACAGTGGGGAGTGAGCTAGAGACAGTGGGGAGAGAAAGAACAACACACTGAAAAGTGTAgacatattattattttataatagATAACATATTTTCCAATAAATAGCATGTCTACACATTCGTTGTCAAGTTTTTGTGTGGTATAAAATGTGCACTGAGATGCAAAGCAGAATGCAGAGACCCTTCAAAACATTACAATCAacatcatggggcggcagggtagcctagtggttagagcgttggactagtaaccggaaggttgcaagttcaaaccctgagctgtcattctgcccctgaacaaggcagttaatacactgttcctaggccatcattgaaaataagaatttgttcttaactgtcttgcctcaACAAATAAAAGAATACATACAGTCATCATACACCAACAGTAAAGTAAGTTTGAACGTTTTAATAATGACAAGATTAACCAGAGTGGTCCAAATGGACCCTTCGACCCTACCCAAGCCATTCCTACTTCACCCTGGGTTCGTTCCACAGGATGCAACATTttaataatatatacagtatgtattttatccaaagagacttatagtcatgcatgcatacattttacatatgggtggttgcaggaatcaaacccactaccctggcatTACGCGTGCCATGccttaccaactgagctacaaaggaccacATTTAGATAGAAATACactatgtagaacaaacatgcctctctgCAGGTTTGTCTAGGTTACTTTCGAAATGTAATTTGTTACAGttactgtactgaacaaaaatataaatgtaacatgcaacaatttcaacaatgtTATTGAATTAGAGTTCATCataagtaaatcagtcaattgaaataaattcattaggccctaatctatggatttcacgtgactgggcaggggagcagccatgggtgggcctgagaGGGCATAGGTTCAACcatttggg
Above is a genomic segment from Oncorhynchus masou masou isolate Uvic2021 chromosome 23, UVic_Omas_1.1, whole genome shotgun sequence containing:
- the spef1 gene encoding sperm flagellar protein 1; the encoded protein is MDKKLNEEILQDLFAWIDKIPLSRPKRNITRDFSDGVMAAEVVKYFFPKLVELHNYTPANSIQQKLSNWGTLNRKVFSKLNFHIPEETVKRIVVSTAGVIEPVLCSLRERIDDKRQQCTEDTLLDVEYYNNRNREKPLTEPPPKKKEEMAHVHQHTDKTSIVLGSQVDPTIRLVLEEKEQALLALQETVEILQIKVNRLEHLVQLKDMRLEDLTRHLERYKARANVP